One genomic segment of Hymenobacter psoromatis includes these proteins:
- the tpiA gene encoding triose-phosphate isomerase gives MRQNFVAGNWKMNLTLPEARALTTDIVRLLADELPGARPQLVLCPPFPLLLAVGEVLGQSGPALGAQNFHQMESGAYTGEVSAKQLHSVGCQYVILGHSERRQHFREDNALLAQKLKTALAAGLQVIFCVGESLATREADETFDFIGQQLAEGLFGLSDAEMEQVVIAYEPIWAIGTGRTASSAQAQEVHAFIRQQVAAAYDAGIAANTTILYGGSCNAQNARELFSQPDVDGGLIGGASLKARDFVDISKSF, from the coding sequence ATGCGCCAGAATTTTGTTGCCGGCAACTGGAAAATGAACCTCACCCTGCCCGAAGCGCGGGCCCTGACCACTGACATCGTGCGGCTGCTGGCCGATGAGCTGCCCGGTGCCCGGCCCCAGCTCGTACTTTGCCCGCCCTTTCCGCTGCTGCTGGCCGTGGGCGAGGTGCTGGGTCAAAGCGGCCCGGCCCTGGGCGCGCAGAACTTCCACCAGATGGAAAGCGGGGCCTACACCGGCGAAGTCTCGGCCAAGCAACTGCACTCGGTAGGCTGCCAGTACGTGATTCTGGGCCACTCGGAGCGCCGCCAGCACTTCCGCGAAGACAATGCGCTACTGGCGCAAAAGCTCAAAACCGCGCTGGCGGCCGGCCTCCAGGTGATTTTTTGCGTGGGCGAAAGCCTGGCAACCCGCGAAGCCGACGAAACCTTCGACTTCATCGGGCAGCAGCTGGCCGAAGGCTTGTTTGGACTGAGCGACGCCGAGATGGAGCAGGTCGTGATTGCCTACGAGCCCATCTGGGCCATTGGCACGGGGCGCACAGCCAGCAGCGCGCAGGCGCAGGAGGTGCACGCCTTCATCCGGCAGCAGGTGGCGGCGGCCTACGACGCGGGCATCGCGGCCAACACCACGATTTTATACGGCGGCTCGTGCAACGCCCAGAACGCCCGCGAGCTCTTCTCCCAGCCCGACGTAGACGGCGGCCTCATCGGCGGCGCGTCGCTCAAGGCGCGCGATTTTGTAGATATCAGTAAGTCGTTCTAA
- a CDS encoding OmpA family protein, producing MALYLNFDPDKATLRPDAQPVLAEVLTLLQQSPGLRLAVQGHTDNTSTPAHNQQLSEDRARAVVAALTTQGTAPSRLSASGFGQTRPLADNDTEAGRAQNRRVELVRQ from the coding sequence GTGGCCCTTTATCTGAATTTCGATCCGGATAAAGCCACCCTGCGGCCCGATGCCCAACCCGTGCTGGCCGAGGTGCTGACGCTGCTTCAGCAAAGCCCCGGCCTGCGCCTGGCCGTGCAGGGCCATACCGACAACACGAGCACGCCCGCCCACAACCAGCAGCTGAGCGAGGACCGTGCCCGCGCCGTGGTGGCCGCCCTCACGACCCAGGGCACCGCCCCCAGCCGCCTGAGCGCCAGCGGCTTCGGCCAAACCCGGCCGCTGGCCGACAATGATACCGAAGCCGGCCGCGCCCAAAACCGCCGCGTGGAACTGGTGCGGCAGTGA
- the prmA gene encoding 50S ribosomal protein L11 methyltransferase → MDFIELTVQAPPELADILVAELGEVGFDTFEDNDAGFCAYTTEEAFDRDAVAEIMSRYQGIGELEFSDRVITRQNWNAEWEKNFQPLVIAGRVSVRAPFHPRPAGVEYDMEIMPRMSFGTGHHETTALMIENQLDLDHQGKRVLDMGCGTGILAIMAEKLGARQVLAIDVEPWTVENARDNAQENHCRTIECRLGGAELLADEVPFDIILANINRNVLLEDMAAYVRLLPSGNPILFSGFYEEDLPKITVEATRLGLVYNRHRTLRSWVSVIFTKL, encoded by the coding sequence ATGGATTTTATTGAACTGACCGTGCAGGCCCCGCCCGAGCTGGCCGACATCCTGGTGGCCGAGCTGGGCGAAGTCGGCTTCGACACCTTCGAGGACAACGACGCCGGCTTCTGCGCCTACACCACCGAAGAAGCGTTTGACCGCGACGCGGTGGCCGAGATTATGAGCCGCTACCAAGGCATCGGTGAGCTGGAGTTTTCGGACCGCGTGATAACCCGGCAGAACTGGAATGCCGAGTGGGAAAAAAACTTTCAGCCCCTCGTTATCGCCGGGCGCGTATCGGTGCGCGCCCCGTTTCACCCCCGGCCGGCCGGCGTGGAGTACGATATGGAGATAATGCCGCGCATGTCGTTCGGCACCGGCCACCACGAAACCACGGCCCTCATGATTGAGAATCAGCTCGACCTGGACCACCAGGGTAAGCGCGTGCTGGACATGGGCTGCGGCACGGGCATCCTGGCCATTATGGCCGAAAAACTGGGGGCGCGCCAGGTGCTGGCCATCGATGTGGAGCCCTGGACCGTGGAAAACGCCCGCGATAACGCCCAGGAAAACCATTGCCGCACCATCGAGTGCCGCCTCGGCGGGGCCGAATTGCTGGCCGACGAGGTGCCCTTCGATATTATTTTGGCTAACATCAACCGCAACGTTTTGCTGGAAGATATGGCCGCCTACGTGCGGCTGCTACCTAGCGGGAACCCAATTTTATTCAGTGGGTTTTACGAGGAAGATTTACCTAAAATAACTGTCGAAGCCACGCGTTTAGGGCTGGTTTATAACCGCCACCGGACCCTGCGTAGCTGGGTTTCAGTAATTTTCACGAAATTGTAG